TCGGGCCGCTCGAGCGGGGAGTCGGTGGGGACGAGGATCGCCTCGCCGGCCGACGAGCCGTGCGTGGCGGCGACGACGGTGATCTTCGAGTCGGCTCCGGCGGCGAAGACGGGCGGGGTGTTGCCGACGAGGCCGGTGTCGACCGCGCCCGCGTTGATCGCTTCGAGGAGCGGTGGCCCGGAGGTGAAGGTCGACCATCTGATCGTGTAGTCGAGGTCGTCGAGCTCGCCCGCGGCACGCAGGACGGCCTCCGAACCGCCCTTCTGGTCACCGACGTTGAGCGTGAGCGCGCCCTTGCCGTCGGAGGACCCGCTGCCCGGGCCGCTGTCGGCGGCGGAGGTGGTGGAGCAGGCGGAGGCGAGGAGCGCGAGCGGCAGCAGGAGGGCGGGGAGCAGGGTGTGTCGTCTCATGGCGGTTCTTTCCTTGGTTCGGCAGGGGGCGTCAGGCGGCTGATCGGACGGGCTCGTCGACCCCGAGTTCGGCCAGCAGCCGGGAGCGGTGGGCGGCGAAGGCACGGTCGCCGGGGTCGCGGGGACGGTCGAGCGTGACGGGGGAGTCGTACGCGATGACGCCGTCCCGCATCACCAGCACCCGGTCGGCGAGCAGCAGGGCCTCGTCGACGTCGTGGGTGACGAGCAGCACCGCGCAGCCGCGCCGCTGCCACACCTCGTCGACGAGGCGTTGCGCCTTGATCCGGGTGAGGGCGTCGAGGGCACCGAACGGCTCGTCGAGCAGCAGCAGATCCGGCTCCCGCACCAGCGCCCTGGCCAGCGAGGCGCGCTGCGCCTCGCCGCCGGAGAGCGTCTTGGGCCAGGCGCCGGAACGGTGCCCGAGACCGACCTCCTCCAACGCCCGCTCGGCGACCTCGCGTTCGGGCCGCCCCGGCAGTCCGAGCAGGACGTTGCGCCACACCCGCTTCCACGGCATGAGCCGCGGTGCCTGGAAGGCGACGGCCCGCCGCTTCGGTACGAGTACGGTGCCGGAGATCTCCCGGTCGAGCCCGGCCAGGATGCGCAGCAGTGTGGACTTGCCGCAGCCGCTGTGTCCGAGCAGGGCGGTGAACTCGCCGTGCCGCAGTGTGAGATCGAGCCGGTCGATCACGGGCCGCCCGTCGAAGGAACGGGTCAGCCCGACGGTCTTCACTGCCCGGTGAAGGTCGGTCGCCATTGCAGCAGCAGCCTTTCGAGAGTGCGGACGACAGCGTCGGCGAGGAGGCCGAGGAAGGCGTAGACGACGAGGCAGACGACGATGACGTCGGTGCGGAAGAACTCCCGCGCCTGGTTCATCAGGAAGCCGATGCCGGCGTCGGCGTTGATGGACTCGCCGAAGACGAGGGCGAGCCACGCCGTGGCGAGCGAGTAGCGCAGCCCGGTCATGGCCCCGGGGAGTGCCCCGGGCAGCACCACGTGCCGGATCAGCCCCCATCGTCCGAGCCCCAACGACTGCCCTGCCTCGACGAGTTGGGCGTCGACGCCGCGGATCCCGGCGTACACGTTGAGGTACAGGTGGAAGGCGACCCCGAGCGCGATGAGGGCGACCTTCGGGGCCTCGCCGATCCCGAGCCAGATGATGAACAGCGGGATCAGACCGACCCAGGGCACGGTCCGCAGCATCTGCACGGTGGCGTCGACGAGGTCCTCGCCGAGCCGGGAGAGCCCCGACACGAGCGCGAGCGTGATTCCGACGAGACCACCCAACAGCAGCCCCACCGCGACGCGTTGGAGCGAGACGCCCATGGCGGCCGGCAGCGTCCCGTCGGCGACGAGCCCGCCGGCGGCGCGGGCGACGGTGCCGGGCGAGGCGAGCGTGTCGGCGGGAAGCACCCCGGTGGAGCTGAGCGCCTGCCACAGCACGAGGAGCGAGACAGGCCCGACGGTACGGCGCAGCCAGCGCGGGACGGTGCGGCGGCGGGAGGTGGAGGCGGCGGTGAGGGATTCGAGAGCAGGAGGGTCACCGGATATGACGGAAATATCCGGTGGAGCATGGCCGACGGTCATGAAGGCTCCAGGCGGGAGGCGCGCGGCGGCGACCGCGCGCCATCACGTCACGAGGACGGGCGCGCGGGACCGCGCAGCAGAAGAAAAGGGGGGAAGCGGAGAGGGCGTCAGCAGCCGCGAAGATACGCGGCGGAGGCCACCCGCAGCAGGTCGATGTGACCGCGCGTGGTGAGCAGGGCTGTACGCAACATGGCGCGACCGTAGCGACCGGTTCCGTGGCCGGTCAACGGTGTCTCGGTGTGTGGACGCGTGATCTCGCGCACCGGGCGGGACAATGCCCGCATGTCCACCACCTTCACCACCAGGGTCCTCGACCTCACCACCGGCGGCGCCGAGACCGTCACCGACCTCACCCGCGCCTGCGAGGGCTTCCTCGCCGAGACCGCCGCCGGCCGCGACGGCCTGCTCAACCTCTTCGTCCCCCACGCCACCGCCGGTCTGGCCCTCCTGGAGACGGGCGCCGGAAGCGACGACGACCTCCTCACCGCCCTCCACCACCTCCTCCCGGCCGACGACCGCTGGCAGCACCGCCACGGCACCCCCGGCCACGGCCGCGACCACGTCCTCCCCGCCCTGGTCCCCCCGCACGCGACCCTCCCCGTCCTCAACGGCCGCCTGACGCTGGGAACCTGGCAGTCCGTCTGCCTGGTCGACACGAACAAGGACAACCCGGAGCGCCAGGTGCGGTTGAGCTTCCTGGGCTGATCCCCGGGAGTCCAAGATCCTCCTTGGTGCGGCCGCCGAACCTCCTTACGCTCCGGCGAAACGGGAGAAAGATGCGCGGTACCACCGTGGACGAGGTCGAGCGGCGTACGGCGGCTGCGGAAAGCGCCAACTCCGGAGTACGCCGGCTGTCACGGGTCAAGGCGGCGACGACGTCGCCGGAGCGGCAGCGCGAAGATGTGCTGGCCGCCGCGGCGTCCGTGGCCGGCCACATCATCGACAGCAAGCCGTCGACGGGGAGGTCGCCCAGTTCCTCGCCGGCACCCCGCACCTGAAGAGCCGCTACCACAACGCGCCGCCCGGGGCCCGGGCCCTGATTCAGGTCGCGATGGACTACCGCCGCCTGGGCCACCCGCAGCTCCTGGGCCGGGAGCTGCTGGTCCGGGCGGCCGAGGGCTACTTCACCGATCGCGGACGAAGGAGAGCGCGACGTGCTGGTGTTGCCGGCCGGGCTCCGGGACGCCCTGGGGGCGACACCGCCGACGCGGAGGGCTCCTACCGCGAGGCCGTGGCGGGCGGCGCTCGGCACGCGGCCGTGCGCCTGGCGGTGCTGCTGGACCGCACCGGCGATCCGGCGGGCGCCGAGCACTGGGCGGCCGCGCGGGGCGGCACGGGCTCCGGAGAACGCCGCGCTGCTGAACCGGCGGGCGGCCGAGGCCGGGGAGATCCCTCGGCGCGGCCGCACGGCTCCGGCACGCCGCCAGGGACCACGGGCGGCGACCCGGCCGGCTCGCGAGGTGGTCGACGCGGGCCGCGGCGACGTCTTCCTCGAACTGGCGCGGCAGTGCGCCGCCAGCGGCGCGTACCCGTGGGAGCGGTGCGAGCCCTGGGGCATGGGGCCGGCCGGCCACCCGTCCGGCCCCTGGTCCGGCACCGTCACGGAGGCGGACTGACGGCACGTGCGGTCGCGTCCCGCAGGTGACGGAAACCGGCCGCGGTCCGCCGTGTTGCGCGTGACACAGGGTGACGGGACTTGTATGTTTGATTACGTTCCGTAACTCTACTGCACGGGGTGGACCGCGCTCAGGGGTAGGCCGTACGCCGCCGCCCCGCCGGCGGCACGCCCGCCAGGAGGTGCCGGTGATCGACCGTATCTGGCTTCAACCACCCCTCGCCATCGCCCGGTTGGGTTCCTCGCCGGTGCCGTGCGACAACTACCGCTACGGACCCAGCGACCTGACCCCGCGCGGTACGGGCAAGACCACCGTGGAGCCGGTGGAGAGCCTCGACCTCGCCGCCGACGGCACCCTGACCACGCGGATGCCGCAGAAGGTCCGGTTCAAGGACGCGGACGGCTGGCGGCCGGTGTGCCCGTTCTTCGAGGTGCACGGCAGCTGGACCACTGCCGACGGCGAGCAGCGCACGGGGGTCCTCACCGCCGACGTGCTCGCCGGCTTCGGGCTGGGCCTCGGCGACGTGCGCTGGCAGGTCTCCGTCGCCAACCTCAAGGCCCACCACATCACCCAGCAGCAGGACGACCGCGTCGAGGCCCGGGCCGAGGTCCGTGGCGACGACCACCAGCGGCACCCGCTCGCCGGGCACTCCCCGCAGGGCGCCGCCCAGCCGCTCGTCCCGGCCGGCAAGTCCCTCCCGCTCGGCTCGGTCCAGGTGCCCGCGCCGAACGCCGAACTCCCGGAGCTGCGGCTGCGGTTCACGCCGGGGAAGGGGTTCGTGTACGGGCCGACGGACCTCATCGGCCGCCCGGGCGACTACACGTTGCCGGACGAGCGGCTGTTCCTCAACGCGAACGCCCCCTGGAGCACGTTCCTGGTCTCCCAACTCAACAACGACCGGCGGACGTTCCCGCCCGGCCTGTTCGCCGGCGCCGAGCGGACCCTCCAGGCGAGCCAGGGCCTCGTCGACGACACGTGCGACGGCACCGTGACCGTGACACTGCCCGGCGGTCTCACCGCCACCGCCCGCATCGTGGCCAGCCCGCCCGACTTCGCACCGGACCGCAGGCCGTTCGTCTCCCTCGCCGACGGGCTGGCCGACCGGGTCAAGCGCGCCGAGGTCCGCGAGGCCGCCTACGTCGCCGAACAGCAGCAGACCTCGCTGGAGGTTCGCGACCTCTTCGAGCGGATCCTGGAGACGATGGGCAACATGAACGTGGACGTGCAGAACCAGCGCGTCCTCGACGACGGCAACGGCGATTTCGCCTGGCCCGTCCCCGAACGCCTGACCGGCGTCCTGCTCGCGCTGACCGACCACGGCCGTCGGCGCCACCGCCGGTACGCGGCCCAGGAGGTGCTCGAGGACGTGCTCCGCGAGCAGCCGGACCTCATCGAGAGGCGGATCCGGCCGCCCGCCGAGGACATCGACCCCAGCTACACCGACGGCCGGATGCCCATCGGGATGCGCGGGGCCGACGCCGGTCCGCTGCACCTGACGCGCCGGCAGTACGACCTGCTGACCGCATGGGCCCAGAGTCTGCGCGAGAACACGGAGCCCGGCACGTGACCGTACTGCTGCAGATCGGTCGGCGCCCGCCCGGCCCGCCGGTCCCGCCGCCGGCCGCGCCGCCGGGACCGCCCGGTCCGGGCGCGTACGTCCGGGTCTTCCGCAGCGCGCACGGCGCCCACCTGTTCGTCGCGGACGGCAGCCGCGTTTACGACCTGCCCGAGCCGCTCGCGGCCCGCGTGGAGCACTGGGCCGCGGCTCCGGAGGGCTCGCTCGCGGAACTGGCGCGTGAGCTGGACCTGCCGCTGTGGGACGAGCCGCGGATCGACGGCACCCCCGTCGATCCGCCCCCGCTGTCCTCGATCTCCCTCAACGTG
This sequence is a window from Streptomyces sp. HUAS YS2. Protein-coding genes within it:
- a CDS encoding secondary thiamine-phosphate synthase enzyme YjbQ — translated: MSTTFTTRVLDLTTGGAETVTDLTRACEGFLAETAAGRDGLLNLFVPHATAGLALLETGAGSDDDLLTALHHLLPADDRWQHRHGTPGHGRDHVLPALVPPHATLPVLNGRLTLGTWQSVCLVDTNKDNPERQVRLSFLG
- a CDS encoding ABC transporter permease produces the protein MTVGHAPPDISVISGDPPALESLTAASTSRRRTVPRWLRRTVGPVSLLVLWQALSSTGVLPADTLASPGTVARAAGGLVADGTLPAAMGVSLQRVAVGLLLGGLVGITLALVSGLSRLGEDLVDATVQMLRTVPWVGLIPLFIIWLGIGEAPKVALIALGVAFHLYLNVYAGIRGVDAQLVEAGQSLGLGRWGLIRHVVLPGALPGAMTGLRYSLATAWLALVFGESINADAGIGFLMNQAREFFRTDVIVVCLVVYAFLGLLADAVVRTLERLLLQWRPTFTGQ
- a CDS encoding integrase; the encoded protein is MRGTTVDEVERRTAAAESANSGVRRLSRVKAATTSPERQREDVLAAAASVAGHIIDSKPSTGRSPSSSPAPRT
- a CDS encoding ABC transporter ATP-binding protein, which produces MATDLHRAVKTVGLTRSFDGRPVIDRLDLTLRHGEFTALLGHSGCGKSTLLRILAGLDREISGTVLVPKRRAVAFQAPRLMPWKRVWRNVLLGLPGRPEREVAERALEEVGLGHRSGAWPKTLSGGEAQRASLARALVREPDLLLLDEPFGALDALTRIKAQRLVDEVWQRRGCAVLLVTHDVDEALLLADRVLVMRDGVIAYDSPVTLDRPRDPGDRAFAAHRSRLLAELGVDEPVRSAA